One window of Gloeothece citriformis PCC 7424 genomic DNA carries:
- a CDS encoding ergothioneine biosynthesis protein EgtB: MQSRLLQTCRVSLYNTLRECRQRTLELVTDINSETLCQQAHPDFSPVGWHLGHIAYTEAYWILEHCAGLPPQFPQYHQLFAANGLPKSQRQHLPPIEEILDYLAIIRKQVLTYLETAPLQQQERLWRWLIQHESQHSETITFVLQLHSLNKKSSYTRLNLFSSSLSLPHHKSFPMLEISAGEFEMGNGNIDAQDNERPVHRIYLNTYSIDVYPVTCLQYREFIAAGGYQKQEFWTKEGWEWLQQNPVSHPLFWIESPEWDNHPVCGVNWYEAEAYAKFVGKRLPTEAEWEKAGSWNQQLGKKSLYPWGETEPNSKLCNHNTLVGHTTPVTAYPAGKSAYGCWDMLGNVWEWTSSCFTGYEGFEFYPYQGYSQVYFDHKHKVLKGGSWATRPWGLRSSFRNWYHPWVRQILAGFRCAK, encoded by the coding sequence GTGCAGTCTAGATTACTTCAAACTTGTCGAGTATCTCTATATAACACCCTAAGAGAATGTCGTCAACGGACTCTAGAATTAGTAACGGACATTAATTCAGAGACTTTGTGTCAACAGGCACATCCGGATTTTAGTCCTGTGGGTTGGCATTTAGGGCATATTGCCTATACGGAAGCCTATTGGATTTTAGAGCATTGTGCCGGTTTACCGCCTCAATTTCCCCAATATCATCAATTATTTGCAGCTAATGGGTTACCCAAGTCCCAACGGCAGCATTTACCCCCTATAGAAGAAATTTTAGATTATTTAGCCATTATTAGAAAACAAGTATTAACCTATTTAGAAACTGCTCCCCTGCAACAACAAGAACGTCTTTGGCGCTGGTTAATTCAACATGAAAGTCAACACAGCGAAACGATTACTTTTGTGCTTCAACTTCATAGTTTAAACAAAAAAAGTAGTTATACTAGATTAAATTTATTTTCCTCTTCCTTATCTCTTCCTCATCATAAATCTTTCCCGATGCTTGAAATTTCGGCGGGAGAGTTTGAGATGGGAAATGGTAATATTGATGCTCAAGATAACGAACGTCCTGTTCATCGAATTTATTTAAATACTTATTCTATTGATGTTTATCCAGTCACTTGTCTTCAATATCGAGAATTTATCGCAGCCGGAGGTTATCAAAAACAAGAATTTTGGACAAAGGAAGGATGGGAATGGTTACAGCAAAACCCTGTATCTCATCCTCTATTTTGGATAGAATCTCCTGAGTGGGATAATCATCCGGTCTGTGGTGTAAATTGGTATGAAGCAGAGGCTTATGCTAAATTTGTGGGAAAACGACTACCTACAGAAGCAGAATGGGAAAAAGCAGGGAGTTGGAATCAACAATTAGGGAAAAAAAGCCTTTATCCTTGGGGAGAAACAGAACCTAATTCTAAATTATGTAATCATAATACCTTAGTCGGTCATACTACTCCGGTTACTGCTTATCCGGCTGGAAAAAGTGCTTATGGTTGCTGGGATATGTTAGGCAATGTTTGGGAGTGGACATCGTCTTGCTTTACGGGTTATGAAGGATTTGAATTTTATCCTTATCAAGGATATTCTCAAGTCTATTTTGATCATAAACATAAAGTTTTAAAAGGGGGCAGTTGGGCAACTCGTCCTTGGGGGTTGCGCTCTAGTTTCCGAAATTGGTATCATCCTTGGGTACGTCAGATTTTAGCCGGTTTTCGCTGCGCCAAATAA
- the dacB gene encoding D-alanyl-D-alanine carboxypeptidase/D-alanyl-D-alanine endopeptidase gives MIKKNNYWLNCLTILTLTSVTSVNPVLANDIRIDPSTSTDYFNGESSIEIYVPPPENSTNGICSAFLEPGIKSIMGKYPNNWGIQVETLAEGTVIYSHNADKFFIPASNTKLFTTAAALHKLGPTASIGNRSLKDWIATTNLVSNNYYADTLLRHLGGPAAAKASLSQMGINPNGYRLADGSGLSRNNAATPRSVISILRAMYYSPEKDIFYASLPVAGVSGTLRNRMRQTPAQGAVLAKTGTLNGVRALSGYMNHPQYGMLVFSILANNPSISGNALVSSIDKIVLQVSMSSPCN, from the coding sequence ATGATCAAAAAAAACAATTATTGGCTCAATTGTTTAACAATCCTTACTTTAACGAGCGTTACCTCGGTAAATCCAGTTTTAGCTAATGATATTAGAATTGACCCCTCTACATCCACCGATTATTTTAATGGGGAATCATCCATTGAGATTTATGTTCCCCCACCAGAAAACTCCACCAATGGGATATGTTCAGCCTTCCTAGAACCGGGAATTAAGTCCATTATGGGCAAATATCCTAATAATTGGGGAATACAGGTAGAAACCTTGGCAGAAGGAACGGTCATTTATAGTCACAATGCGGATAAATTCTTTATTCCTGCCTCCAATACTAAACTATTTACCACCGCCGCCGCCTTACACAAATTAGGGCCAACTGCTTCTATTGGTAATAGATCTTTAAAAGATTGGATTGCTACTACTAATTTAGTGAGTAATAATTATTATGCAGATACTTTACTGCGTCATTTAGGTGGGCCAGCAGCAGCTAAAGCGTCTTTAAGTCAAATGGGAATTAATCCTAATGGTTATCGTTTGGCGGATGGTTCCGGTTTATCTCGTAATAATGCCGCTACACCTCGATCGGTAATTTCTATTTTACGGGCAATGTACTATTCTCCCGAAAAAGATATTTTTTATGCCTCTTTACCGGTGGCAGGGGTCAGTGGTACATTGAGAAATAGAATGCGCCAAACTCCCGCACAAGGGGCAGTGTTAGCTAAAACGGGAACTTTAAACGGAGTAAGGGCATTATCTGGATATATGAATCATCCCCAATATGGAATGTTAGTTTTTAGTATTCTCGCTAACAATCCCTCTATCTCAGGAAATGCTTTAGTCAGTTCCATCGATAAAATCGTGCTTCAAGTGAGTATGTCCAGCCCTTGTAACTAA
- a CDS encoding CRR6 family NdhI maturation factor — MMTIELNQNSLQKLDISPVTTIVETLLEEGTITSQEQKITFKINYERDETDPRELSEIPEIRLWFVRLDSIYPWFPFLLDWKAGELARYTAMLVPHQFHRTEGIQYNLEALEIFVMNKVFILNDWLKKQNIPSHYRLKSMAQIFGYELDDQFFELLG; from the coding sequence ATGATGACTATTGAATTAAATCAAAACAGCTTACAAAAATTAGATATATCTCCGGTAACAACAATAGTAGAAACTCTTTTAGAAGAAGGAACAATTACATCCCAAGAGCAAAAAATAACCTTTAAAATTAATTATGAACGGGATGAAACTGATCCTAGAGAATTATCGGAAATTCCCGAAATAAGATTATGGTTTGTCCGTTTAGACTCGATTTATCCTTGGTTTCCTTTTTTATTAGATTGGAAAGCTGGAGAATTAGCCCGTTATACGGCGATGTTAGTCCCTCATCAATTTCATCGCACTGAAGGAATTCAGTATAATTTAGAAGCCTTAGAAATTTTTGTGATGAACAAAGTTTTTATCCTCAATGATTGGTTAAAAAAACAAAATATTCCCAGTCATTATCGTCTTAAATCAATGGCGCAGATTTTTGGGTATGAATTAGATGATCAATTTTTTGAATTACTGGGCTAA
- a CDS encoding DoxX family protein, producing MLTSRQRSFFFAESTAGLRRRDVVIAYTLLRIILGINFFNHGFTRIGNIPAFVNSMAEMFQDTFLPLFLVRFTSFFVPIIELIVGFLVIFGLATQVALITGFALMAILMYGVTLLQNWDTATSQLVYCLVFFILVAGNGFNILSVDWFIQRRKPRF from the coding sequence ATGTTAACCTCTAGACAAAGATCTTTTTTCTTTGCTGAATCAACGGCAGGATTACGTCGCCGGGATGTAGTCATAGCTTATACTTTATTACGGATTATCTTAGGAATCAATTTTTTCAATCATGGATTTACTCGTATTGGTAATATTCCTGCTTTTGTTAATTCAATGGCAGAAATGTTTCAAGATACTTTTTTACCTCTTTTTTTAGTAAGATTCACATCTTTTTTTGTGCCAATTATAGAGTTAATTGTCGGGTTTCTGGTGATTTTTGGATTAGCGACTCAGGTGGCATTAATCACCGGGTTTGCCTTAATGGCTATTCTAATGTATGGAGTGACTTTATTACAAAATTGGGACACGGCTACCAGTCAATTAGTTTACTGTTTAGTCTTTTTTATTTTAGTCGCTGGAAACGGATTTAATATTCTTTCGGTAGATTGGTTTATTCAACGTCGAAAACCCCGATTTTAA
- a CDS encoding diadenylate cyclase: MFLKDELEQNGIASCIPELISCNLLSQELDYALRPNLHERKIQPYGFIVCNHHTLTLNKELVELPYFELDEARNLADGCHSFLVFTEGQFKGMLILEQAVNSELKLCQLQEDLDSVICTTDIQGVTKIICNTGVFIHEYRQWRRKPSVKLMMKKILTEIPDCNPEILQSILEFCFHELSPRNIGNILVWCLSPQIPSELISLLPNTSLGNVKKNVEVKINSSEDLPILRHVLMFTDGATLLDYEGNIIGIGIHLKYSETSLQLVLSYKGTRHTSAKRFSYDFPETLIFVVSDDGPVTIFCQGMSIGNLEECFCRY; encoded by the coding sequence ATGTTTTTGAAAGATGAACTAGAGCAAAATGGGATTGCTTCTTGCATACCTGAATTGATAAGTTGTAATTTGCTCAGTCAAGAATTAGATTATGCTCTCCGTCCGAACCTTCATGAAAGAAAAATACAACCTTATGGATTTATCGTTTGTAATCATCATACTTTAACCCTCAATAAAGAGCTTGTTGAATTGCCTTATTTTGAGTTAGATGAAGCTAGAAACTTAGCGGATGGGTGTCATAGTTTTTTAGTTTTTACTGAAGGACAATTTAAAGGTATGTTAATTTTAGAGCAGGCAGTTAATAGTGAGTTAAAACTTTGCCAACTTCAGGAAGATTTAGACTCAGTTATTTGTACAACCGATATTCAAGGAGTGACTAAAATTATTTGTAATACTGGCGTTTTTATTCATGAGTATCGACAATGGAGAAGAAAACCCTCAGTTAAACTGATGATGAAAAAAATTTTGACAGAAATTCCTGACTGTAACCCTGAAATTTTACAAAGTATTTTAGAATTTTGTTTTCACGAATTAAGTCCCCGAAATATAGGAAATATTTTGGTTTGGTGTTTATCCCCACAAATTCCATCGGAGTTAATCAGTTTATTACCTAATACCAGTTTAGGAAATGTGAAAAAAAATGTCGAAGTTAAAATTAATAGTTCTGAGGATTTACCTATTCTTAGGCACGTTTTAATGTTTACTGACGGAGCAACTTTACTCGACTATGAAGGCAATATTATTGGCATTGGAATTCATCTTAAATATTCTGAAACTAGCCTTCAATTGGTACTCAGTTATAAAGGAACAAGACATACTTCTGCTAAACGCTTTTCTTATGATTTTCCAGAAACTCTAATTTTTGTGGTTTCTGATGATGGCCCTGTTACTATTTTTTGTCAAGGAATGAGTATAGGCAATTTAGAAGAGTGTTTTTGTCGATATTAA
- the egtC gene encoding ergothioneine biosynthesis protein EgtC produces the protein MCRLIGYLGSVIPLDQLLYKPEHSLVVQSYKPQEMTAGLLNADGFGIGWYHGQKDAKPYIYKNILPIWSDNNLANLSRYVETGCTLAYVRSATPPLAVDYSNCQPFTHNQILFIHNGFIHNFRTSLYRPIRYKLDDTAYQLILGSTDSEHIFALVIDEIEKNPGIPLETALRNTLLQLIELAKIHSVYFSANIIVSDGKQLVASRYSNRLPTPTLYWLRDDPLYPDGVIIASEPLFKGNWNKIPEASLITVTEGLEVEIKPVVL, from the coding sequence ATGTGCCGTTTAATAGGCTATTTAGGCTCAGTTATTCCACTAGATCAACTTCTTTATAAACCCGAACATTCTTTGGTGGTGCAAAGTTATAAACCCCAAGAAATGACAGCCGGGTTATTGAATGCAGACGGTTTTGGCATAGGGTGGTATCATGGACAAAAAGACGCAAAACCCTACATTTACAAAAATATTTTACCCATTTGGAGTGATAATAACCTAGCTAATCTCAGTCGCTATGTTGAAACTGGATGTACATTAGCTTATGTTCGGAGTGCTACCCCTCCTTTAGCAGTAGATTATAGTAACTGTCAACCTTTTACCCATAATCAAATTTTATTTATTCATAATGGGTTTATCCATAATTTTCGGACTTCTCTTTACCGTCCTATTCGATATAAATTAGATGATACAGCTTATCAATTAATTTTAGGAAGTACAGACTCTGAACATATTTTTGCTTTAGTGATTGATGAAATAGAAAAAAATCCTGGCATTCCCTTAGAAACAGCTTTAAGAAATACCCTCCTTCAATTGATAGAATTAGCCAAAATCCATTCAGTTTACTTTTCAGCCAATATCATAGTCAGTGATGGAAAACAATTAGTTGCTTCCCGCTATTCTAATCGTCTTCCCACTCCTACTTTATACTGGTTAAGGGATGATCCTCTTTATCCAGATGGGGTTATTATTGCATCAGAACCATTATTTAAGGGAAACTGGAATAAAATTCCCGAAGCTAGTCTGATTACTGTAACAGAGGGTTTAGAGGTTGAGATTAAACCGGTAGTCCTATAA
- a CDS encoding M48 family metallopeptidase yields the protein MKLIWKTSFITLCSLIAGFNLSALAETENSLNSPGFYPQNSLDLALISPNFETNRVITQPILANTPVESQPTPENNHSSQTEETPSQETVDECLQPLDTPPAAIATDQPSLEDNTVKEKRQENTDNSADSLNAEIESETEQQPSKNPEEEQISVSFVPNPTPEEIVLYQQMAQADRYYRCGQSLVAQQMYRELKKPFEAEIKYQRELIPEAIYEPQYLQPGGAVYWRLYQEALDQKHLESKMIAPLKLLTEQHPEFIPGHIEYAKVLREYGKEKEALEALEYGVTLYPNQAPLVMAKIEADQAEKRWLDASLTARRFALFNPDHFRAQEFTQLADENLQRYKNNLRSKLTWNAVGNAVLGGLGYAFMGNILGPLSAIETTAILIQGEEAIGESSAKYFQKRLKLVEDEEVVSYVREMGEKIAGVAGRSEFDYEFFVIMDENLNAFALPGGKIFINAGAILKTNSEAELAGLIAHELSHTVLSHSFQLMTSGNLLANVTQFVPYLGSSAGDLIVLNYSRDMEREADIFGTRLLAASGYAADGVRNLMIILEKEDNASPPAWLSTHPDTSDRVKYVEKMIVQERLNRYTYEGVERHWKIRNRVGQLLDEYRKEKEEKEENKGKDPDPNQEPETNTPLNQELF from the coding sequence GATTTAGCCTTAATCTCGCCAAATTTTGAGACAAATCGGGTTATAACTCAACCTATTTTAGCTAATACTCCAGTTGAGTCCCAACCTACTCCAGAAAATAATCACTCATCCCAAACCGAAGAGACTCCCTCCCAAGAAACCGTCGACGAATGCTTGCAACCTTTAGATACACCCCCCGCAGCGATCGCCACTGATCAACCCTCGCTCGAAGACAATACCGTCAAAGAAAAGCGCCAAGAAAATACAGATAATTCCGCAGACTCGCTTAACGCAGAGATAGAATCGGAAACAGAACAACAGCCGTCAAAAAATCCTGAAGAAGAACAAATATCTGTTAGTTTTGTTCCTAACCCTACTCCTGAAGAAATAGTCCTTTATCAACAAATGGCCCAGGCCGATCGTTATTATCGCTGTGGACAGTCATTAGTCGCCCAACAAATGTATCGAGAACTCAAAAAACCCTTTGAGGCAGAAATAAAGTATCAACGAGAACTCATTCCCGAAGCCATTTATGAACCTCAATATCTCCAACCAGGGGGAGCAGTTTACTGGAGATTATATCAAGAAGCCTTAGACCAAAAACATTTAGAGAGTAAAATGATTGCTCCTCTAAAATTATTAACAGAACAACATCCGGAATTTATCCCCGGTCATATTGAATATGCCAAAGTTCTCAGAGAATATGGGAAAGAAAAAGAAGCCCTAGAAGCCTTAGAATATGGGGTGACTCTCTATCCTAATCAAGCCCCCTTAGTCATGGCTAAAATTGAAGCGGATCAAGCCGAAAAACGTTGGTTAGACGCATCATTAACCGCCCGTCGTTTTGCCCTATTTAATCCGGATCATTTCCGCGCCCAAGAATTTACCCAATTAGCTGACGAAAATTTACAACGCTATAAAAATAATCTACGGTCTAAATTAACTTGGAATGCGGTCGGCAATGCGGTTTTAGGAGGACTTGGTTATGCGTTTATGGGTAATATTTTAGGGCCTTTATCCGCCATAGAAACCACCGCTATATTGATCCAAGGAGAAGAAGCGATCGGGGAAAGTTCAGCGAAATATTTTCAAAAGCGACTAAAATTGGTAGAAGATGAAGAAGTGGTTAGTTATGTTCGGGAAATGGGTGAAAAAATTGCTGGGGTTGCCGGACGAAGTGAATTTGACTATGAATTTTTTGTCATCATGGATGAAAATCTCAACGCTTTTGCTTTGCCGGGAGGAAAAATTTTTATTAATGCCGGTGCCATTCTCAAAACGAACTCAGAAGCCGAATTAGCCGGATTAATTGCTCACGAACTTTCTCATACGGTTTTATCCCATAGTTTTCAACTGATGACAAGCGGAAATTTACTCGCCAATGTAACTCAATTTGTCCCCTATTTAGGGTCATCTGCCGGAGATTTAATTGTGCTGAATTATAGTCGGGATATGGAACGAGAAGCGGATATTTTTGGAACTCGCTTACTCGCTGCTAGTGGTTATGCTGCTGATGGAGTGAGAAATTTAATGATCATTTTAGAAAAAGAAGATAATGCCAGTCCTCCCGCATGGTTATCCACTCACCCGGATACATCCGATCGGGTTAAATATGTAGAAAAAATGATCGTTCAAGAACGATTAAATCGATATACTTATGAAGGAGTAGAACGACATTGGAAAATCCGAAATCGAGTCGGACAATTATTAGATGAATATCGCAAAGAAAAAGAAGAAAAAGAAGAAAATAAAGGCAAAGATCCAGACCCAAACCAAGAACCAGAAACTAACACTCCTTTGAATCAAGAATTATTCTAA
- a CDS encoding DUF4385 domain-containing protein, producing the protein MFDYSLDFENINFRQSPELYKIGRGEQGVLLVEPYKSEILPHWRFKTPEIAKKSSEIIYQMFLDYLNQDDFIGADMARKFLQMGYTRARRYANHKSGRKYKRDVQTSNLNEEKDAKKREVLPNEFDPIKAESAAIFKEKWLKAKTNQKYLILKKKHQQMYELT; encoded by the coding sequence ATGTTTGATTACTCCCTGGATTTTGAAAACATTAACTTTCGCCAATCACCAGAATTATATAAAATTGGCCGAGGAGAACAAGGCGTTTTATTAGTAGAGCCTTATAAATCCGAGATTCTTCCTCATTGGCGCTTTAAAACTCCAGAAATAGCGAAAAAGTCTAGTGAAATCATCTATCAAATGTTTTTAGATTATTTAAATCAAGATGATTTTATCGGTGCTGATATGGCTCGTAAATTTTTACAAATGGGTTATACTCGTGCCCGGAGATATGCTAATCATAAAAGTGGACGCAAATATAAACGGGATGTTCAGACTTCTAACCTTAATGAGGAAAAAGATGCAAAAAAGCGAGAAGTTTTACCGAATGAGTTTGATCCGATTAAAGCAGAATCAGCCGCTATTTTTAAGGAGAAATGGCTAAAAGCTAAAACTAATCAAAAATATTTAATCCTAAAAAAGAAACATCAACAAATGTATGAACTCACTTAA
- a CDS encoding DUF4336 domain-containing protein: MQGQQIQQNIRPQDFSWPFWPIVPLYPYGKRRTIRQEVIKDKLWTFDQIQGILYVIVPIRMSVVKLIGGGLLIYAPVAPTPECIQLVRELEEQHGEVKYIILPTVSGIEHKVFVGPFARYFKKAQVYVAPSQWSFPLNLPLSWLGFPGNRTHILPFDSRQTPFADQFDYAILNTIELGLGRFQEVAFFDKYSQTLLVTDSVVSVPKNPPAIVQLYPYSLLFHAKEDAFDVVVDNEANRRKGWQKICLFALYIRPSTLESLGLLETLANAFKAPDRSKQAYFGLFPFRWQYNWQQSFDALQTDNPLLVAPILQTLIFNRAPQDTFNWVEKVASWDFKRIVSCHLDSPIEANFSQFRQAFNFLTQNPSLTPQNQSLPQTDFQFLRAVDRNLSKFRIVPPPQS; encoded by the coding sequence ATGCAAGGACAACAGATACAACAAAATATTCGTCCTCAAGATTTTTCCTGGCCATTTTGGCCAATCGTGCCACTTTATCCCTATGGAAAACGCAGAACTATCCGTCAAGAAGTTATCAAAGATAAGCTCTGGACGTTTGACCAAATTCAAGGAATCTTATATGTTATTGTACCGATCCGCATGAGTGTTGTTAAACTGATTGGGGGAGGACTTTTAATTTATGCACCCGTCGCTCCAACTCCGGAATGTATTCAATTAGTTAGAGAATTAGAAGAACAACACGGCGAAGTTAAGTATATTATATTGCCCACTGTGTCAGGAATAGAACATAAAGTTTTTGTCGGCCCTTTTGCTCGATACTTTAAAAAAGCGCAAGTCTATGTCGCTCCTTCTCAGTGGAGTTTTCCCCTCAATTTACCTTTAAGTTGGCTTGGATTTCCCGGCAACCGCACCCATATTCTACCTTTTGATAGTAGACAAACTCCCTTTGCTGATCAGTTTGATTATGCTATCCTCAATACCATTGAACTAGGGTTAGGACGATTTCAAGAAGTGGCTTTTTTTGATAAATATTCTCAAACTCTATTAGTCACAGATTCTGTCGTTTCTGTGCCGAAAAATCCGCCGGCAATTGTCCAACTTTATCCCTATAGTTTATTATTTCATGCTAAAGAAGATGCTTTTGACGTGGTGGTGGATAATGAAGCTAATAGACGCAAAGGATGGCAAAAAATTTGTTTATTTGCTCTGTATATTCGTCCCAGTACCTTAGAATCTTTAGGATTACTCGAAACTTTAGCCAATGCTTTTAAAGCACCAGACCGGTCAAAACAAGCTTATTTTGGCTTATTTCCTTTTAGATGGCAATATAATTGGCAACAGTCTTTTGACGCTTTACAAACCGATAATCCTTTATTAGTCGCCCCAATATTACAAACCCTAATTTTTAACCGAGCGCCCCAAGATACTTTTAATTGGGTGGAAAAAGTCGCCAGTTGGGATTTTAAGCGCATTGTTTCTTGTCATTTAGACTCTCCCATTGAGGCTAATTTTTCTCAATTTCGTCAGGCATTTAATTTCTTAACCCAAAACCCCTCTTTAACTCCTCAAAATCAATCTTTACCCCAGACTGATTTTCAATTTTTAAGAGCAGTTGATCGAAATTTAAGTAAATTTAGAATTGTCCCTCCTCCTCAAAGTTAA